CGGCGGCCAATGTTCGCTGGCGCAATGAGATCCTGCCGGTGATGGCACAGTTGCAGGATGGCTCACTGATTGTTCTGGAGTCATTGGATGAAGAGCAGCGCGCTGTTTATTGGCTGGGAGAGGGGGGCGACTTGCTTCGGGAAGAGCCGTTGCCTGAACTGCTTGCCCGTATTCAGCCCGATGTGGTGTTGCTGGGCATTGCCGCCCGCGGGCAGGACTCACGTATTGATGAGTTTGTACAGCCTTACCGTGAGCACTGGTTTTGGCGTCATTTTCGCCATACCGGTCGACAGTTAGCGGAAATTTCACTGGCTTCGATTATCAGTAATGTCTTGGCGCTAGCGGGAATATTGTTCTCCATGCAAGTGTATGACCGAGTTATTCCATCACAGTCTTATCCCACATTATGGGTGCTGTTTTTTGGGGTGTTGCTGGCAGCGTTAATGGAGTTTTTTATTCGCCTGTCGCGTACCCATATTTCGGATTTGATGGGTAAGCATATCGATTTAAAAGTGTCTTCGATGTTTTTTACGCGTGCGCTGGCGATTAAAAATGATGCGCGTCCCAAATCGACAGGCTCCTTTATTTCTCAACTGAGAGAAATCGATCAGGTACGTGAATTGCTCACTTCAACCACCGTTGGCGCCGCGTTGGATATGCCGTTTGTACTGCTGTTCTTGGCTATTATGGCTGCGGTGGGCGGTGAACTGGTGTTGATTCCACTGTTGGCCATTCCGCTGATTGTCATTCCCGGTTTGCTGGTACAGTGGCCGATGGCCAAATTAGCCAAAGAAGGAATGCGTGAAAGTGCGCTGCGTAATGCGGTATTGGTGGAATCAATCGAGGGTGTTGAAGACATTAAAGCGTTACAGGCCGAGCCTTACTTCCAGCGCCAGTGGGAACAAACGCACAAAGTGAGTGCTGCGATTGGCATGAAACAGCGGGTATGGGGCGCGAGATTAAGCGGTTGGGCATCGTCGGTTCAGCAAATAACTTACGCGGGAATGCTGGTATTTGGTGCCTATCTGGTACTGGAGGGCACGATTACCACCGGTACGATGGTGGCCTGTAGTTTATTGTCCTCCCGCACCATTGCTCCCCTGATGCAGCTCACTATGGTGTTTTCGCGCTGGCAGCATGCCAAAAGCGCCATGACCGGGCTTAACGATCTGCTTAAAAAACCGTTGGATCGCAATACGGAAAAACCGATGGCGCGCTGCCCGGTTTTGGCCGGTCATTACCAGCTAAAAGATGTGCAATATAGCTATGACGAAGAAAAAAGTGATTTAGCGCTACAGATATCCAGTCTGGATATTAAGCCGGGCGAGCGGATAGCGATTCTTGGCAAGGTAGGGATGGGGAAATCAACTCTGCTGCGTCTGCTGTCCGGGCAGGCATTAGCCACCAAGGGAAAAGTTATTATCGACGGTGTCGACATGGCGCAAATCGATCCGGCGGATATCCGGCGTCAGGTGGGCTACCTGTCACAAGACTCGCGGCTATTTTTTGGCACTCTGCGTCAGAATTTGATGCTGGGTCACCCTCATGCTACCGACCAGGAACTGATTCAGGCCTTACGCATCAGCGGGGCATTAACGCTGGTGCAGCAGGATGCTTCCAGTCTTGACCGGTTAATAAACGAAGGTGGGCGAGGGTTATCCGGAGGCCAGCGCCAGATGGTGATGTTGAGTCGACTCATTGTGCGAAATCCACAGGTGGTATTACTGGATGAACCTACCGCATCCATGGATGAACAGCTGGAAAGCTATGTTATCCGCCAGCTCCAGTGTTGGCTGGTTGGTCGTTCACTGATTTTAGTGACGCATCGTCCGGCGTTACTGGCTTTGGTGGATCGTATTGTGGTGGTTGATGGGGGAAAAATTGTCGCAGATGGCCCACGCGATGAGATCCTGAATCAGGCTCGCCATAACACCCATGTCGCATCTATCGTCGCTTGAGGATAAAGCCATGACTGAACTATCAATGCAGGAAGATATGGCCCAGCAAGGACGCCGTCATTCATCAGTGGTTTGGCTGACGTTATTGGGTGGAATACTGCTGTTTATCTGGGCGAGTTTTGCTTCATTAGATGAAGTGACCGTGGGAACGGGGAAAGTGACGCCTTCAACTCGCGCTCAGGTCATAGAGAGTCTGGATGGCGGCATTGTTTCTGCCATGCCGGTACATGAAGGCGACATTGTTAACAAGGGACAGGTGCTGGCCCAGCTCGATCCTAAACGTTTCCAGTCTAACTATGGTGAGGCGGCATCACGGGTTAGAACTCTGCGAGCCTCTGCAGAGCGTTTGCGTTCTGAATTGACTGGGGCACCGCTGGAATTCAGTCCCGATACATTACAGGAACCAGAACTGGTGGCGCGGGAACGTCAACTGTATGAATCAAGGCGGCGTAATCGGGACGAAACGGTTTCCAACTTGCAGCGTTCGTACGATCTGGTTAACGCCGAACTGAAAATGACCCAGCCACTGATTGAAAAAGGGGCCGCCAGCCGGGTTGAAGTGATTCGCTTGCAGCGTCAGGCCTCTGAGTTACAGGGAAAAATTGATGAAGCACGTAATCAGTATGCGGTGCGGGCGCGTGAGGAACAGGTAAAAAATAACGCCGAGCTGGATGCCCAAATGGAGGGGATGACGGGCAAAGCCGATCAACTGGATCGCGCCACGCTCTATTCTCCGGTGCATGGTGTGGTAAAAGATATTCAGGTCACCACCGTGGGCGGCGTTTTGCCTCCGGGCGGTAAGTTAATGGAGATTGTGCCGCTGGAAGACCATCTGCTGATTGAAACCCGAATCAACCCGCGTGATATCGCGTATATTCGGCCAGATCTTCCGGCAACGGTCAAACTTACCGCTTACGACTCCTCTATTTATGGCAATCTGGATGGAACCGTGGTGGTGGTTTCACCGGATACCATACAGGATGAGGTGCGGCGAGATCAGTACTATTATCGGGTTTATGTACGCACCAAAAATGCCGATCTGCATAATAAAAACGGTAAGCGTTTTCCGATTATGCCCGGCATGGTTGCCAACGTAGAGATTAAAACCGGACAGAAGACGGTGCTGGATTATTTGATTAAACCGCTGAATAAGGTGCAGGAGGCATTGCGGGAACGTTAATGATTCCCCCGACAATGTCTTGATCCTTTGACTCAATCGTCTAATATGTTACTTCGACTCGGGGTGCCCTGTGCAACATGTACAGCGGCTGAGATATCACCCGTATTACCTGATCTGGATTATGCCAGCGTAGGGAAGTCACGGTATCCCACCGGTACTGCCTTCTTTAACGCCGGTTGGGAGCTTTATGAATTTATCTCACAACCTTCAACCTTTTCCCGCTTCTGCTGCGGCCCATTGGCTGACGCAACTACGAACCGCTTCCCCCTTAGTTCACTGCCTGACGAATCAGGTGGTGCAAAATTTTACCGCCAATGTTCTGCTGGCTTTAGGTGCTTCACCGGCAATGGTGGTGGCTCGACAAGAAGTCGGTGATTTTAGCGCGATTGCCAACGGGCTTCTGGTCAATGTGGGAACCCTGAATGAAACTCAGGCAGAAGCTATGTTGCTGGCCGTTGCGTCGGCAAATGGTGCGGGTGTTCCTTGGGTTTTGGATCCGGTAGCGGTCGGCGGACTGGGCTACCGTACCGACTTCGCCCGCCAATTACTGACCATGAAACCCACAGCCATTCGCGGTAATGCTTCCGAAGTTATGGCGCTGGCCGGTTTTAACTCAGCAGGACGCGGCGTTGACAGCACCGATGACTCTTTAGCTGCGCTACCCGCCGCCATCGAGTTAGCCAACCACAGTGGTGCCGTCGTGGCGGTGACCGGCGCTATTGATTATGTGACCGACGGTCAAACCTGCTATGCCTTACCTTTTGGCGATCCGTTAATGACCCGAGTGGTGGGAACGGGCTGCGCGTTATCGGCGGTAGTGGCCGCATTTTTATCACTGGATAAAGAGAAGGCTCTCGAGCTGGTTGCCAGTGCCTGCATGATGATGGCCTTTTGCGGTGGTATGGCTGCCGGAGCAGCGACCGGGCCGGGGAGTTTTGTTCCTCGTTTTCTTGATTTACTTTATCAACTGCAACCAGAACACCTGATGGGTAAAACATTATGAGAATTAATGCATTAACTATTGCCGGTACCGACCCCAGCGGCGGTGCTGGCATACAGGCTGACTTAAAAACCTTCTCTGCCTTGAGTGCTTATGGTACCAGCGTGATAACCGCGTTGGTTGCACAAAACACCCTCGGTGTGCAGTCAGTTTATCGCATTGAGCCTGATTTTGTGGCAGCCCAGCTTAGTTCGGTGCTGGACGATGTGCGTATCGACAGTGCCAAAATTGGCATGTTGGCCGAATCAGATATTGTACAGGTCGTGGCTGAGTCATTAAAACGCTACCCCATTCCTTATGTGGTGCTGGATACCGTGATGGTAGCGAAAAGTGGCGATCCGTTACTGGCTTTGGATGCAGTAGAGGCCATTCGCCGTCAGTTGTTGCCGATAGTTTCTCTGATTACGCCTAACCTACCGGAAGCTGCCGCTCTGCTTGATTGTCCTGTTGCCACCAGTGAGTCAGAAATGTTGGAGCAAGGGAAAGCGCTGTTAGGGATGGGCTGTTCGGCGGTGTTAATGAAAGGCGGTCATTTAAGTGAGGCGGAAAGCCCGGACTGGTTGATTACCCCACAGCAAACGCTGCGCTTTAGTGCCAAAAGAATCGCTACGAAACATACCCACGGAACCGGGTGTACGCTTTCCGCCGCGCTGGCAGCGTTACGCCCTCGCTGTGATAGCTGGGCGCAGACGGTACAAATGGCTAAAGATTATTTGCAGCAGGCATTGATCATGGCGGACAGTCTGGAAGTGGGGCACGGCATCGGCCCGGTACACCATTTTCATCGCTGGTGGTGATAATAAAATCTTCTGTAATTAACTAACGGGC
Above is a window of Limnobaculum parvum DNA encoding:
- the thiM gene encoding hydroxyethylthiazole kinase, translating into MNLSHNLQPFPASAAAHWLTQLRTASPLVHCLTNQVVQNFTANVLLALGASPAMVVARQEVGDFSAIANGLLVNVGTLNETQAEAMLLAVASANGAGVPWVLDPVAVGGLGYRTDFARQLLTMKPTAIRGNASEVMALAGFNSAGRGVDSTDDSLAALPAAIELANHSGAVVAVTGAIDYVTDGQTCYALPFGDPLMTRVVGTGCALSAVVAAFLSLDKEKALELVASACMMMAFCGGMAAGAATGPGSFVPRFLDLLYQLQPEHLMGKTL
- a CDS encoding type I secretion system permease/ATPase gives rise to the protein MANLPNSDNWIIAMSRAAGRFGISTDIHALRQQMRWYESLPLPRRLERLSNLMNMQVKIQPAANVRWRNEILPVMAQLQDGSLIVLESLDEEQRAVYWLGEGGDLLREEPLPELLARIQPDVVLLGIAARGQDSRIDEFVQPYREHWFWRHFRHTGRQLAEISLASIISNVLALAGILFSMQVYDRVIPSQSYPTLWVLFFGVLLAALMEFFIRLSRTHISDLMGKHIDLKVSSMFFTRALAIKNDARPKSTGSFISQLREIDQVRELLTSTTVGAALDMPFVLLFLAIMAAVGGELVLIPLLAIPLIVIPGLLVQWPMAKLAKEGMRESALRNAVLVESIEGVEDIKALQAEPYFQRQWEQTHKVSAAIGMKQRVWGARLSGWASSVQQITYAGMLVFGAYLVLEGTITTGTMVACSLLSSRTIAPLMQLTMVFSRWQHAKSAMTGLNDLLKKPLDRNTEKPMARCPVLAGHYQLKDVQYSYDEEKSDLALQISSLDIKPGERIAILGKVGMGKSTLLRLLSGQALATKGKVIIDGVDMAQIDPADIRRQVGYLSQDSRLFFGTLRQNLMLGHPHATDQELIQALRISGALTLVQQDASSLDRLINEGGRGLSGGQRQMVMLSRLIVRNPQVVLLDEPTASMDEQLESYVIRQLQCWLVGRSLILVTHRPALLALVDRIVVVDGGKIVADGPRDEILNQARHNTHVASIVA
- the thiD gene encoding bifunctional hydroxymethylpyrimidine kinase/phosphomethylpyrimidine kinase yields the protein MMRINALTIAGTDPSGGAGIQADLKTFSALSAYGTSVITALVAQNTLGVQSVYRIEPDFVAAQLSSVLDDVRIDSAKIGMLAESDIVQVVAESLKRYPIPYVVLDTVMVAKSGDPLLALDAVEAIRRQLLPIVSLITPNLPEAAALLDCPVATSESEMLEQGKALLGMGCSAVLMKGGHLSEAESPDWLITPQQTLRFSAKRIATKHTHGTGCTLSAALAALRPRCDSWAQTVQMAKDYLQQALIMADSLEVGHGIGPVHHFHRWW
- a CDS encoding HlyD family efflux transporter periplasmic adaptor subunit, which translates into the protein MTELSMQEDMAQQGRRHSSVVWLTLLGGILLFIWASFASLDEVTVGTGKVTPSTRAQVIESLDGGIVSAMPVHEGDIVNKGQVLAQLDPKRFQSNYGEAASRVRTLRASAERLRSELTGAPLEFSPDTLQEPELVARERQLYESRRRNRDETVSNLQRSYDLVNAELKMTQPLIEKGAASRVEVIRLQRQASELQGKIDEARNQYAVRAREEQVKNNAELDAQMEGMTGKADQLDRATLYSPVHGVVKDIQVTTVGGVLPPGGKLMEIVPLEDHLLIETRINPRDIAYIRPDLPATVKLTAYDSSIYGNLDGTVVVVSPDTIQDEVRRDQYYYRVYVRTKNADLHNKNGKRFPIMPGMVANVEIKTGQKTVLDYLIKPLNKVQEALRER